The Clostridia bacterium genome includes the window CTCCTCCTATTAAGTGATTTTGTAATTAGCTATGGACTCCATACTTGTACTATATAGGAATGTATGGTATAAGTAAAATAAATATATATTATGGAACATATAAGGAGGGGTTATATCGTGGTTAAATTGGACTTATACAGAGTTTTCTGTGAAGTTGCTAAAGTACATAGCTTTTCAAAGGCTGCGGCAGCGCTATATATGACGCAGCCGGCTGTCAGCCAGTCAATCATGCAGCTTGAAGGAGAGCTTATGATACGTCTTTTTACACGGACACCCAGGGGCGTAGTCCTTACAAATGAAGGACAGCTGTTATTTGAATATATTAGTTCTGCAATAAATTTAATCAATACAGGTGAAAAGAAGCTGGTGGAGGTTAAGAACCTGATGGCGGGGGAATTGAGATTAGGTGTGGGAGATACAATTTCACGGTATTATCTGTTACCCTACCTGGAAAGGTTCCACAAGCTATACAGGGGTATTAAATTAAAAGTCTTTAACGGTACAACCATAGAACTTTGTGCTATGATAAAATCGGGAGAAATTGATATTGCAGTATGCAATCTGCCAATAGAAGATGAAGCTTTTGAGATAATAAAATGCATGGATATTCAAGATATCTTTGTTTGTGGGGAAACGTATAAGGATAAACTTTCAAAGCCTTTAAGCCTTGAGGAAATGTCAGAGCTTCCGCTTATATTGCTGGAGACCAAGTCTAACTCAAGGCAATACGTAGAAAAGTATTTGCTTTCAAAGGGAATTGGAATTAAACCGGAGATTGAGCTGGGTTCCCATGAGCTTCTTTTGGAATTTGCAAAAATCAATCTGGGCATATCTTGCGTCATAAAAGAGTTTTCACAAGAGTATCTAAAAAGCGGAACATTATATGAAATGCAGCTGATTGAAGAGATACCAAAAAGAAGTATAGGCATATGTTATTTGAAGAGCATACCGCTATCGCCTGCTTCGGCAAGATTTGTTGATACTTTGGAATTGGTGTATAATTAAGCT containing:
- a CDS encoding LysR family transcriptional regulator, with translation MVVKLDLYRVFCEVAKVHSFSKAAAALYMTQPAVSQSIMQLEGELMIRLFTRTPRGVVLTNEGQLLFEYISSAINLINTGEKKLVEVKNLMAGELRLGVGDTISRYYLLPYLERFHKLYRGIKLKVFNGTTIELCAMIKSGEIDIAVCNLPIEDEAFEIIKCMDIQDIFVCGETYKDKLSKPLSLEEMSELPLILLETKSNSRQYVEKYLLSKGIGIKPEIELGSHELLLEFAKINLGISCVIKEFSQEYLKSGTLYEMQLIEEIPKRSIGICYLKSIPLSPASARFVDTLELVYN